In Mixophyes fleayi isolate aMixFle1 chromosome 4, aMixFle1.hap1, whole genome shotgun sequence, the following proteins share a genomic window:
- the LOC142150476 gene encoding olfactory receptor 11L1-like — protein sequence MSSFVANTTLATEFILLGFQNLHKLKVLLFLLVLVIYCVTICGNLLIITLVAYGKNLHTPMYVFLTQLSLSDIMLTTDIVPNMLHVVLNGVTAIPFTRCITQFFFFSFLECLQCLILTVMSYDRYLAICNPLSYITVMTSMLCLKLIIMSWLLSFVVSMINTVSLSLLQFCGPNIIDHFFCDYSPLIKISCSDTFIVQLEVTLLSVPVVVLPFVIITVSYVHIILIILRIPSVNGRQKTFSTCSSHMTVVFTYYITLISTYGFPTNGQSLNTSKVVSLLYTVATPLINPIIYSLRNKDMNDAFKKAINCFTEYCSHMF from the exons ATGTCGTCGTTTGTG GCAAACACTACTTTGGCTACTGAATTCATCCTCTTGGGATTCCAGAATTTACACAAACTAAAAGTTTTACTATTTCTTCTTGTCCTTGTGATTTACTGTGTGACAATATGCGGGAACCTCCTGATCATCACATTGGTGGCCTACGGCAAGAACCTTCACACTCCCATGTACGTCTTCCTCACACAACTGTCTCTATCAGATATCATGCTGACGACAGACATTGTCCCCAATATGCTTCACGTTGTGCTAAATGGGGTGACTGCTATACCTTTCACAAGGTgcattactcaattttttttcttttcatttttagaatgttTACAGTGTCTTATTCTGACAGTGATGTCTTATGACAGATATTTGGCCATCTGTAACCCTCTGAGTTATATTACTGTAATGACCAGTATGTTGTGCCTGAAATTGATCATTATGTCTTGGTTGTTGAGCTTTGTTGTATCAATGATTAACACAGTATCTTTAAGTTTGTTGCAGTTTTGTGGGCCTAATATTATTGACCATTTTTTCTGTGATTATTCTCCTCTAATAAAAATATCTTGTTCAGACACCTTCATAGTTCAATTAGAGGTTACACTTCTTAGTGTTCCTGTAGTTGTCCTCCCTTTTGTAATCATCACAGTATCTTATGTTCATATTATCTTGATTATACTAAGGATTCCATCTGTCAACGGGAGACAGAAAACTTTCTCCACCTGTAGCTCCCATATGACTGTGGTGTTCACTTATTATATCACTCTGATATCTACGTATGGTTTCCCAACCAATGGACAATCTTTGAACACAAGCAAAGTTGTATCATTGCTGTACACAGTGGCGACTCCATTAATTAATCCCATCATATACAGCTTGAGAAATAAAGATATGAATGATGCTTTCAAAAAGGCCATCAATTGTTTCACCGAATACTGTTCTCATATGTTTTAG